One region of Paraburkholderia acidiphila genomic DNA includes:
- a CDS encoding NAD(P)/FAD-dependent oxidoreductase → MGHSRVRQGSSSQHDVVVIGAGIVGAACAHELAAQGLDVLVIERAGVGGGVTAAGMGHLVVMDDTPAEFALSAWSLALWHALAPRLDERHAFLRCGTLWVAADDEELALAQARQQTLHQQGVACSMLDAQQLREAEPGLRDGLVGGMTVDNDAVVYAPAVAAWLLEQPVSGKITCRTQTQVARIDRAGVHLADGEIIAAGAVLVANGLQALDLLPRLPLQAKKGHLLITDRYPGTIRHQILELGYIKSAHNASGTSVAFNVQPRPTGQLLIGSSRQFDSTDPAVEPAILARMLRRATEYLPQLPALNAIRAWTGFRPASRDGMPLIGPAASFADDDGHSSMWLATGHEGLGVTTALGTAKLIAAQMLGRTAEIDATPYLPARFAAQGVVHV, encoded by the coding sequence GTGGGGCATTCCCGCGTGAGGCAAGGTTCGAGCAGTCAACATGATGTTGTTGTGATCGGCGCAGGTATCGTGGGCGCGGCATGCGCGCACGAACTCGCGGCGCAGGGCCTGGATGTACTCGTGATCGAGCGCGCAGGCGTGGGCGGCGGCGTGACAGCCGCCGGCATGGGTCACCTCGTCGTGATGGACGACACGCCAGCCGAGTTCGCACTGAGCGCGTGGTCGCTGGCGTTGTGGCACGCGCTCGCGCCGCGCCTCGACGAACGCCATGCGTTCTTGCGCTGCGGCACGCTCTGGGTCGCCGCCGACGACGAGGAACTGGCGCTCGCGCAAGCGCGCCAGCAGACGCTGCACCAGCAAGGCGTGGCGTGTTCGATGCTCGACGCGCAGCAGCTGCGCGAAGCGGAACCGGGACTGCGCGATGGCCTGGTAGGCGGCATGACCGTCGATAACGACGCCGTCGTATACGCGCCTGCCGTAGCGGCATGGTTGCTCGAACAACCGGTTAGCGGAAAGATTACCTGCCGCACGCAAACGCAAGTCGCGCGTATCGACCGCGCCGGCGTGCATCTCGCCGATGGCGAAATCATTGCTGCGGGCGCGGTGCTGGTCGCGAACGGCCTGCAGGCGCTCGATTTACTGCCGCGCCTGCCGCTGCAGGCCAAGAAGGGACACCTGCTCATTACCGACCGCTATCCCGGCACGATTCGCCATCAGATTCTCGAACTCGGCTATATCAAGAGCGCACATAACGCGAGTGGCACCTCGGTCGCATTCAACGTGCAGCCGCGGCCAACCGGGCAATTGCTGATCGGCTCGTCGCGGCAGTTCGACAGCACGGACCCCGCCGTCGAGCCCGCGATTCTCGCGCGCATGCTGCGCCGCGCCACTGAATATCTGCCGCAATTGCCCGCGCTCAACGCGATTCGCGCATGGACGGGCTTTCGCCCGGCGTCGAGAGACGGCATGCCGCTGATCGGCCCCGCTGCCTCGTTCGCCGATGACGACGGCCATTCGTCCATGTGGCTCGCCACCGGACACGAAGGCCTGGGCGTCACCACGGCGCTCGGCACCGCGAAGCTGATCGCCGCGCAAATGCTTGGACGTACCGCCGAAATCGACGCGACGCCGTATCTCCCCGCGCGCTTCGCTGCCCAAGGGGTCGTGCATGTCTGA
- a CDS encoding 2Fe-2S iron-sulfur cluster-binding protein, whose translation MSEANTTLTIDGRKVSVARGSSVAAAIAVAAQAEHTAPVTRRSVTGAPRGPLCGMGICQECRVTIDGVPHRLACQTVCVADMSVVTGNATP comes from the coding sequence ATGTCTGAAGCCAATACGACGTTGACGATCGACGGGCGCAAAGTGAGCGTTGCGCGAGGCAGTTCGGTGGCGGCAGCCATCGCCGTCGCCGCACAAGCGGAACATACCGCGCCCGTCACGCGGCGTTCGGTGACCGGCGCACCGCGCGGGCCGCTGTGCGGTATGGGGATCTGCCAGGAATGCCGCGTCACCATCGACGGCGTGCCGCATCGTCTGGCGTGCCAGACGGTTTGCGTTGCAGACATGAGCGTCGTCACCGGAAATGCAACGCCATGA
- a CDS encoding NAD(P)/FAD-dependent oxidoreductase codes for MKFDILIIGAGPAGLNAARIAAEAGASVGIVDDNALPGGQIWRQGPGHRATGPARAVLDALAARANVTLLSGTRIVQALPGRQLLAESADRALTLAYGKLIIASGARERFLPYPGWTLPGVTGAGGLQALIKGGMPVRGERIVIAGSGPLLWAAALTAHQHGATIAAIVEQAPSQAVRRFAAGLMHTPAKLAQALRMRFDLRATPYRCGAYVTEAIGTTRATQVRVRRGNDEMLIDCDRLACAYGLVPNTGFGAALDCRLETLAGSPAIAVNEWQQTSADAIYAAGECTGVGGMELAAVEGRIAAYAALGDNANAQRQFAERERYRRFAVRLHAAFELDPALRALPQPDTVFCRCEDVAYRDVARHASWRDAKLQTRCGMGPCQGKICGEAAAFCFGWPQNGQRPPFSPARIGTLLHAEAAE; via the coding sequence ATGAAGTTCGATATCCTGATCATTGGCGCCGGTCCCGCCGGATTGAACGCCGCGCGTATTGCCGCGGAGGCTGGCGCGAGCGTAGGCATCGTCGATGACAATGCGCTGCCTGGCGGCCAGATCTGGCGCCAGGGTCCCGGCCATCGCGCGACGGGCCCCGCGCGAGCCGTGCTCGATGCGCTCGCTGCACGCGCGAACGTCACGCTGCTCAGCGGAACCCGCATCGTCCAAGCGCTGCCGGGGCGGCAACTGCTCGCGGAAAGCGCCGACCGGGCGCTCACGCTCGCTTACGGCAAGCTCATCATCGCCTCTGGCGCGCGCGAACGCTTCCTGCCCTATCCCGGCTGGACCTTGCCGGGCGTCACCGGCGCGGGCGGCTTGCAGGCGCTCATCAAGGGCGGCATGCCCGTGCGCGGGGAGCGTATCGTCATCGCGGGCAGCGGGCCGCTGCTGTGGGCCGCCGCCTTGACCGCGCATCAGCATGGCGCGACGATCGCCGCCATCGTCGAACAGGCGCCTTCGCAAGCGGTGCGCCGCTTCGCGGCCGGCCTCATGCATACGCCCGCGAAACTCGCGCAGGCGCTACGCATGCGCTTCGATCTGCGCGCTACGCCTTACCGGTGCGGTGCCTACGTGACCGAGGCGATCGGCACAACGCGCGCGACGCAGGTGCGCGTGCGGCGCGGCAACGACGAGATGCTGATCGATTGCGACCGGCTCGCGTGCGCCTATGGCCTCGTGCCCAATACGGGCTTTGGCGCAGCGCTTGATTGCCGCCTCGAAACCCTTGCGGGCTCCCCCGCCATCGCCGTGAACGAATGGCAACAGACTTCCGCCGATGCCATTTACGCAGCGGGCGAATGCACGGGCGTGGGCGGCATGGAACTCGCGGCGGTGGAAGGCCGCATCGCGGCCTACGCCGCGCTCGGGGACAACGCGAACGCCCAGCGCCAGTTCGCCGAGCGCGAACGTTACCGCCGTTTCGCCGTGCGCCTGCACGCAGCATTCGAACTCGACCCAGCGTTGCGCGCGCTCCCGCAGCCCGACACCGTGTTTTGCCGTTGCGAGGACGTCGCGTATCGCGACGTCGCCCGCCACGCGTCGTGGCGCGACGCCAAGCTGCAGACGCGCTGCGGCATGGGGCCCTGCCAGGGCAAGATTTGCGGCGAGGCGGCGGCGTTCTGCTTCGGCTGGCCGCAAAACGGCCAACGCCCGCCGTTCTCGCCCGCGCGCATCGGCACGTTGCTGCACGCAGAAGCAGCGGAGTAG
- a CDS encoding AraC family transcriptional regulator, translating to MPELVLPAALENATFAQMVAHFAMLEPLFDAMPDVVFFVKDDEARYVIANTTLAARCGFKDKRALLGKTAEQVFPSRFGHSYTAQDQAVVRQGSSLIDQLELHLYPGRQPGWCLTSKVPLHDARGRVLGVAGISRDLQAAEGTHPAYQRLAVAAKYIQDNYAQPLKLAHLAKLINMSVAQIERYFHKIFHLTPRQMLLKTRLDAASVLLASDLSITDIATQCGYNDHSAFTRQFKATVGVTPSQYRALLQTPASAQTPGG from the coding sequence ATGCCCGAACTGGTTCTGCCCGCCGCCCTCGAAAACGCCACGTTTGCGCAGATGGTCGCGCATTTCGCCATGCTCGAACCGCTGTTCGACGCCATGCCCGACGTGGTGTTCTTCGTAAAGGACGACGAGGCGCGCTACGTGATCGCGAACACCACGCTCGCCGCGCGCTGCGGCTTCAAGGACAAACGCGCGCTGCTCGGCAAGACGGCTGAGCAGGTGTTCCCCTCCCGCTTCGGTCACAGCTATACCGCCCAGGACCAGGCCGTCGTGCGCCAGGGCAGCAGCCTGATCGACCAGCTCGAACTGCACCTGTATCCAGGCCGGCAACCGGGCTGGTGCCTCACCTCGAAAGTCCCGCTGCACGACGCGCGCGGCCGCGTGCTGGGCGTGGCGGGCATTTCGCGCGACCTGCAGGCCGCCGAAGGCACGCACCCCGCTTACCAGCGGCTCGCGGTCGCCGCGAAGTACATCCAGGACAACTATGCGCAACCGCTCAAGCTCGCGCACCTGGCGAAGCTCATCAACATGTCGGTGGCGCAGATCGAGCGTTACTTCCACAAGATCTTTCACCTCACGCCGCGCCAGATGCTGCTGAAAACGCGCCTGGATGCGGCCTCGGTGCTGCTTGCGAGCGACCTGAGCATCACCGACATCGCCACCCAATGCGGCTATAACGATCACAGCGCGTTCACGCGGCAATTCAAGGCCACGGTGGGCGTCACGCCAAGCCAGTACCGCGCGTTGCTGCAAACGCCCGCCAGCGCGCAGACGCCCGGCGGTTGA
- a CDS encoding dihydrodipicolinate synthase family protein: protein MSAIQWSGVFPAVSTQFKADFSVDIDATHRVVSNLVKDGVSGLVVCGTVGENTSLATHEKIAVIEAARDAAGGKVPVIAGIAEFTTEFARQTVKEAARVGVDGVMVMPALVYSSKPHETAAHFRAVASSTDVPVMVYNNPPIYKNDVTPDILIALQDCENIVCFKDSSGDTRRFIDLRNAVGDRFVLFAGLDDVVVESVAVGAQGWVSGMSNVFPKEGETLFRLAKQKRFDEALALYRWFMPLLHLDARPDLVQCIKLCEELVGRGSATTRPPRLPLEGEALAHVKAVVEKALATRPALPDVGL, encoded by the coding sequence GTGAGCGCTATCCAGTGGAGCGGGGTGTTTCCCGCCGTCAGCACGCAGTTCAAGGCGGACTTCTCGGTCGATATCGACGCCACGCACCGGGTGGTGAGCAATCTCGTCAAGGACGGCGTGTCGGGTCTCGTGGTATGCGGCACCGTCGGCGAGAACACCTCGCTCGCGACGCATGAAAAGATCGCCGTGATCGAGGCCGCGCGCGATGCCGCCGGCGGCAAGGTGCCGGTCATCGCGGGCATCGCCGAATTCACGACCGAGTTCGCGCGTCAAACCGTGAAGGAAGCGGCTCGCGTGGGCGTGGACGGCGTGATGGTCATGCCGGCGCTCGTGTATTCCTCGAAGCCGCACGAAACTGCCGCGCATTTCCGCGCCGTGGCCTCCAGCACCGACGTGCCGGTGATGGTCTACAACAACCCGCCGATCTACAAGAACGACGTCACGCCCGACATCCTGATCGCTCTTCAGGATTGCGAAAATATCGTCTGCTTCAAGGATTCGTCTGGCGATACGCGCCGCTTCATCGACCTGCGCAATGCCGTGGGCGACCGCTTCGTGCTGTTCGCGGGCCTCGACGACGTGGTGGTCGAAAGCGTGGCCGTGGGCGCGCAAGGCTGGGTCTCGGGCATGTCGAATGTGTTCCCGAAGGAAGGCGAAACGCTGTTCCGTCTCGCGAAGCAAAAACGTTTCGACGAAGCGCTCGCGCTGTATCGCTGGTTCATGCCGCTGCTGCACCTCGACGCACGCCCCGACCTCGTGCAGTGCATCAAGCTGTGCGAAGAACTGGTGGGCCGCGGCAGCGCGACCACGCGTCCGCCGCGCCTGCCGCTCGAAGGCGAGGCGCTCGCACACGTGAAGGCCGTGGTCGAGAAGGCGCTCGCTACGCGCCCCGCCCTGCCGGACGTCGGTCTATAA
- a CDS encoding Ldh family oxidoreductase, with translation MSSTVTNDAPEPVVLTLDEVFTLSRNVLLRHGMSEAHADAIARVITQGQRDECHSHGIYRLLVCARSLKSGKVDARAEPTLRDIAPGVLAVDAHYGFSLLAFETGLPVLAQKARSQGVAAMTINHCFHFSALWPEVEAIAAQGLVGIAMNPSHSWVAPAGGTRGVFGTNPLAFAWPREGGLPFVFDFATSAIARGDIELHAREGKPIPPHWALNSDGQPTTDARAALDGAMQTFGGHKGSALAAMIELLAGALIGDLTSMESQAFDGGAGASPCHGELVIAIDPRRFGGDGYEAGQARAERLFAAITAQGARLPSQRRFEARGRSERDGVKVPRALYDDVLKLLD, from the coding sequence ATGTCCAGCACCGTCACGAACGACGCACCCGAACCGGTCGTCCTCACGCTAGACGAAGTCTTCACGCTCTCCCGCAACGTGCTGCTGCGGCACGGGATGTCCGAGGCGCATGCCGACGCGATCGCGCGCGTCATCACGCAAGGCCAGCGCGACGAATGCCACTCGCATGGCATCTATCGCCTGCTCGTGTGCGCGCGTTCGCTCAAGAGCGGCAAGGTCGACGCGCGCGCCGAGCCCACGCTGCGCGATATCGCGCCTGGCGTGCTGGCCGTGGACGCGCACTATGGCTTTTCGCTGCTCGCATTCGAAACCGGCCTGCCCGTGCTCGCGCAGAAAGCGCGCAGCCAGGGCGTCGCGGCGATGACCATCAACCACTGCTTTCATTTCTCGGCGCTGTGGCCCGAGGTCGAAGCCATCGCCGCGCAAGGGCTCGTGGGCATCGCGATGAACCCGAGCCATAGCTGGGTGGCGCCCGCCGGCGGCACGCGCGGCGTGTTCGGCACGAATCCGCTGGCGTTCGCGTGGCCGCGCGAAGGCGGCCTGCCGTTCGTGTTCGACTTCGCCACGAGCGCCATTGCGCGCGGCGACATCGAACTGCACGCGCGCGAAGGCAAGCCGATTCCGCCGCACTGGGCGCTGAACAGCGACGGCCAGCCCACCACCGACGCCCGCGCGGCGCTGGACGGCGCGATGCAAACCTTCGGCGGCCACAAGGGCTCGGCGCTCGCGGCCATGATCGAGCTGCTTGCGGGCGCGCTGATCGGCGACCTCACGAGCATGGAGTCGCAGGCCTTCGACGGCGGTGCGGGTGCGAGCCCTTGCCACGGTGAGCTCGTGATCGCGATCGATCCCCGGCGTTTCGGCGGCGATGGCTACGAAGCCGGTCAGGCACGCGCGGAGCGGCTCTTCGCCGCCATCACCGCGCAGGGCGCGCGCTTGCCGTCGCAGCGCCGGTTCGAAGCGCGCGGGCGCAGCGAACGCGATGGCGTGAAGGTGCCGCGCGCGCTCTATGACGATGTGCTGAAACTCCTCGACTGA
- a CDS encoding response regulator — MRLLLVEDDEMIAETVLDSMRREGHAVDWARDGREAELSLDNDVYDLVLLDLGLPKKDGIEVLNGYRRKGGEAAVLILTARDSVTDRIAGLDAGADDYLIKPFDLDELAARTRAMLRRRTGQKQPVYTHCGLALDPAAHEVTKDGENVALVPREFALLRVLIEQPARVFTKAELEERMYGWGEEVGSNAIEVHVHSLRRKIGTDQIVTVRGVGYRLKRSE, encoded by the coding sequence ATGCGCCTGTTGCTGGTGGAAGACGATGAAATGATTGCCGAAACGGTGCTCGATTCGATGCGCCGCGAGGGTCATGCCGTCGACTGGGCGCGCGACGGGCGGGAAGCCGAGCTTTCGCTCGACAACGACGTGTACGACCTCGTGCTGCTCGATCTCGGGCTGCCGAAGAAAGACGGTATCGAGGTGCTCAACGGGTACCGCCGCAAGGGCGGGGAAGCGGCCGTGCTGATCCTCACCGCGCGCGACTCGGTCACGGACCGCATCGCCGGGCTCGACGCCGGCGCCGACGACTACCTGATCAAGCCCTTCGATCTCGACGAGCTGGCCGCCCGCACGCGCGCCATGCTACGCCGCCGCACAGGCCAGAAGCAGCCGGTCTACACGCACTGCGGCCTCGCGCTCGACCCCGCCGCGCACGAGGTGACCAAAGACGGCGAGAACGTCGCGCTCGTGCCGCGCGAATTCGCACTGCTGCGCGTGCTCATCGAGCAGCCCGCGCGCGTATTCACGAAGGCCGAACTCGAAGAGCGCATGTACGGCTGGGGCGAGGAAGTCGGCAGCAACGCGATCGAGGTGCATGTGCACAGCTTGCGCCGCAAGATCGGCACCGACCAGATCGTGACCGTGCGCGGCGTGGGCTACCGGCTCAAGAGATCGGAATGA
- a CDS encoding ATP-binding protein: MNSIRRRLLGWLICGFAAAALVAGFGIFHTARDEAGELFDYELHAVALSMPANVATAREVEKSGPGFDEIADDRILIQIWDRDGKLIYRSQETPVLPRQPTGFRTIEDDEVHWRVYGFAQPERFVQVAQPISVRDGLALHLALHTLWPLALLVPVAIVLVLFVVTRGLAPVRALSALLAARSAHALEPLRLDGSVPVELRPLVVALNDLLDRLNAASQAQRTFIADAAHELRSPLAALKLQWQAALHDGTLNGEPLTLERMQTRLNRTIRLVQQLLTLAREDAQASAPAAIVSLRRLGEQAIGDFSLLAEEKGIDLGLESRPPVTPECICNVSADAHGLNTLLNNLLDNAIRYTPAGGKIDLVLTRSQDTLGFEVIDNGPGIPEGDLERVLDRFFRGDHAQGTGSGLGLSIVARIAQRQGLTFTLRNNPGGRGLTAAVSGLPAHEVPVTTTNAPASRAARATSDSA, encoded by the coding sequence ATGAACTCCATCCGCCGCCGCCTGCTGGGCTGGCTCATCTGCGGCTTCGCGGCCGCTGCCTTGGTGGCGGGCTTCGGCATTTTTCACACCGCGCGCGACGAAGCGGGCGAGCTGTTCGATTACGAGCTGCACGCCGTGGCGCTTTCCATGCCCGCGAACGTCGCGACGGCGCGCGAAGTCGAGAAGTCCGGCCCCGGTTTCGACGAGATCGCCGACGACCGGATACTCATCCAGATCTGGGACCGCGACGGCAAGCTGATTTACCGCTCACAGGAAACGCCCGTTCTGCCGCGCCAGCCCACGGGCTTTCGCACGATCGAGGACGACGAGGTGCATTGGCGCGTCTACGGCTTCGCACAGCCGGAGCGCTTCGTTCAGGTCGCACAGCCCATTTCCGTGCGCGACGGGCTGGCGCTGCACCTCGCGCTGCATACGCTGTGGCCGCTCGCGCTGCTCGTGCCGGTCGCCATCGTGCTCGTGCTGTTCGTGGTGACGCGCGGGCTCGCGCCGGTGCGCGCGTTGTCGGCGCTGCTCGCCGCGCGCTCGGCTCATGCGCTCGAGCCGTTGCGCCTCGATGGTTCGGTGCCCGTCGAGCTGCGCCCGCTCGTCGTCGCGCTCAACGATCTGCTGGACCGGTTGAATGCGGCCTCGCAGGCGCAGCGCACCTTCATCGCCGACGCGGCGCACGAACTACGCTCGCCGCTCGCCGCGCTCAAGCTGCAATGGCAGGCGGCGCTGCACGACGGCACGCTGAACGGCGAGCCGCTCACGCTCGAGCGCATGCAAACGCGCCTGAACCGGACGATACGCCTCGTGCAGCAACTGCTCACGCTCGCGCGAGAAGATGCGCAAGCGAGCGCCCCCGCCGCGATCGTGAGTCTGCGGCGCCTCGGCGAACAGGCCATCGGCGACTTCTCGCTGCTCGCGGAGGAAAAAGGCATCGACCTCGGTCTGGAGTCGCGGCCGCCCGTTACGCCCGAGTGCATCTGCAACGTGAGCGCCGACGCACACGGCCTGAACACGCTGTTGAACAACCTGCTCGACAACGCGATCCGCTACACACCAGCAGGCGGCAAGATCGATCTCGTGCTCACGCGCTCACAGGACACGCTCGGCTTCGAGGTCATCGATAACGGGCCCGGCATTCCCGAAGGCGATCTCGAACGCGTGCTCGACCGCTTCTTCCGTGGCGATCATGCCCAGGGCACGGGCAGCGGACTTGGCCTGTCGATCGTGGCGCGCATCGCGCAGCGTCAGGGCCTCACGTTCACGCTGCGCAACAACCCGGGCGGTCGCGGGCTCACGGCAGCGGTGAGCGGATTGCCTGCGCACGAAGTGCCTGTGACCACCACGAATGCGCCCGCCAGTCGAGCCGCCCGGGCGACGAGCGATTCGGCCTGA
- the ampC gene encoding class C beta-lactamase has protein sequence MILLRSLAKFCAGALLVAVALNRPAIGAEAATGSDAQIREAALAFMRENGIPGLAIGVTVNGTQRFYNFGVASKETGEPVTNATLFELGSMSKTFAATLAGWAQVNGRLALDAPVSRYLPDTRGTPFGALTLINLGTHTGGGFPLQVPDEVTNDAQLMAWLKAWRPRYPAGTQRTYANPSIGMFARITAQQLGMSYADAVEKTLFPKLGLAHTFIRVPADQLASYAQGYNSKDMPVRLNPGVLADEAYGVKSNTRDMLRFLEANMGVVVVEPQLQRALEATHVGYFRTGPYIQDLVWEQYAQPVRLNDLVQGNANFMVLEDNPATALIPPLPPQSDTLLDKTGATSGFGGYLAFEPARKTAIVILANRNHPTESRVRFAYRVLELVKGAPAQ, from the coding sequence GTGATCTTGCTTCGTTCACTCGCAAAGTTCTGTGCCGGCGCGCTGCTCGTCGCCGTCGCGCTGAACCGTCCTGCCATTGGCGCGGAAGCCGCCACCGGCAGCGACGCGCAAATACGCGAAGCCGCGCTCGCGTTCATGCGCGAGAACGGCATTCCCGGCCTCGCGATCGGCGTGACCGTGAACGGCACGCAGCGCTTCTACAACTTCGGCGTTGCATCGAAGGAAACGGGCGAGCCCGTCACGAACGCAACGCTCTTCGAACTTGGGTCGATGAGCAAGACCTTCGCCGCCACGCTCGCCGGTTGGGCGCAAGTGAACGGCAGGCTCGCGCTCGATGCGCCAGTGAGCCGCTATTTGCCCGACACGCGCGGCACGCCGTTCGGCGCGCTGACGCTCATCAATCTCGGCACGCACACGGGGGGCGGCTTCCCGCTGCAGGTGCCCGACGAAGTGACGAACGACGCACAGCTGATGGCATGGCTCAAGGCATGGCGGCCGCGCTATCCGGCGGGCACGCAGCGCACCTATGCGAACCCGAGCATCGGCATGTTCGCGCGTATCACAGCGCAGCAGCTCGGCATGAGCTATGCGGACGCCGTGGAGAAAACGCTGTTTCCGAAGCTGGGGCTCGCGCACACGTTCATTCGCGTGCCCGCCGATCAGCTCGCGAGCTATGCGCAGGGCTACAACAGCAAGGACATGCCCGTGCGCCTGAACCCCGGCGTGCTCGCCGACGAAGCCTACGGCGTGAAATCGAATACGCGCGACATGCTGCGCTTTCTCGAAGCGAACATGGGCGTGGTCGTTGTCGAGCCGCAGTTGCAGCGCGCGCTGGAGGCTACGCATGTGGGCTATTTCCGCACGGGTCCGTATATTCAGGACCTCGTCTGGGAGCAGTACGCGCAGCCGGTGAGGCTCAATGATCTCGTGCAAGGCAACGCGAACTTCATGGTGCTGGAGGACAACCCGGCCACGGCGTTGATCCCGCCGCTGCCGCCGCAGTCCGATACGTTGCTCGACAAGACGGGCGCGACCAGCGGCTTTGGTGGCTATCTCGCGTTCGAGCCCGCGCGCAAGACGGCCATCGTCATTCTTGCCAACCGCAATCACCCCACCGAATCGCGCGTGCGGTTCGCGTATCGCGTGCTGGAACTCGTGAAGGGCGCACCGGCGCAGTAA
- a CDS encoding purine-cytosine permease family protein, translated as MSDNSITQIETFGFERIPDASRYARPIDLFRLLFGGCNTFSTSVLGSFPVLVGLSFKAGVWSILLGVLAGTCILAPMSLFGPRNGTSDPVSSGAHFGIHGRIVGSFLALLTSIAFFALAVWSSGDALVGGAHNMIGVPVNTWTLGSAYMVFAVLVVVVCIYGFRFMLWVNKIAVWAASLMFVVGAFAFAGAFDPGYAGTLHEGGAGFWVAFVSAVLVALSNPVSFASTLGDWARYIPQHTPRHRVMGAVFAAQIATFVPFFFGLVTATLIATKAPSYIASNDYVGGLLAVSPRWFLLPTCLIAIIGGMSTGTTALYGTGLDMSSMFPRLLNRVRATMLIGTLAIGFIFVGRFAFNLVESVSTFSTLICTFSCPWMAIMVIGFITRRGHYLADDLQVFNRGGRGGHYWFTHGWNLRAMGAWLPAAFLGLSFVNLPGQFVGPLGSLAGGLDLSVPVSLAVGGMIYVVLLTIFPEPDAVYGREGRRFVRGGVRGHAATPVHASRKREEQTAGAVRELQRSPEYAE; from the coding sequence ATGAGCGACAACAGCATTACCCAGATCGAAACCTTCGGTTTCGAACGCATTCCCGATGCATCGCGCTACGCGCGTCCCATCGACCTTTTCAGGCTGCTGTTCGGCGGCTGCAATACCTTCTCCACCTCGGTGCTGGGCAGTTTCCCGGTGCTGGTGGGCCTCTCGTTCAAGGCAGGCGTGTGGTCCATCTTGCTTGGCGTGCTGGCCGGCACTTGCATTCTCGCGCCCATGAGCCTGTTCGGTCCGCGTAACGGCACGAGCGATCCGGTTTCGTCCGGAGCGCACTTCGGCATACACGGGCGTATAGTGGGCTCGTTCCTCGCGCTGCTGACGTCGATTGCGTTCTTCGCGCTCGCCGTCTGGAGCTCGGGCGATGCGCTCGTCGGCGGCGCGCACAACATGATTGGCGTACCGGTCAACACCTGGACGCTCGGCTCGGCCTACATGGTGTTCGCGGTGCTCGTGGTGGTGGTGTGCATCTACGGCTTTCGCTTCATGCTGTGGGTGAACAAGATCGCCGTGTGGGCCGCGAGTCTCATGTTCGTGGTGGGCGCTTTCGCGTTCGCGGGCGCGTTCGATCCGGGCTACGCCGGCACGCTGCACGAGGGCGGCGCGGGCTTCTGGGTGGCGTTCGTGAGCGCCGTGCTCGTGGCGTTGAGCAACCCGGTGTCGTTCGCCTCGACGCTCGGCGACTGGGCGCGCTACATTCCGCAGCACACGCCGCGCCACCGCGTGATGGGCGCTGTCTTCGCCGCGCAGATCGCCACCTTCGTGCCGTTCTTCTTCGGCCTCGTCACGGCCACGCTCATCGCGACGAAAGCACCGAGCTATATCGCCTCGAACGACTATGTGGGCGGGCTGCTCGCCGTGTCGCCGCGCTGGTTCCTGCTGCCTACGTGCCTCATTGCGATTATCGGCGGCATGTCGACGGGCACGACCGCGCTGTACGGCACCGGCCTCGACATGTCGAGCATGTTCCCGAGGCTCCTGAACCGCGTGCGCGCGACCATGCTGATCGGCACGCTGGCTATCGGCTTCATCTTCGTCGGCCGCTTCGCGTTCAATCTCGTGGAAAGCGTCTCGACGTTCTCCACGCTGATCTGCACGTTCAGCTGCCCGTGGATGGCGATCATGGTGATCGGCTTCATCACGCGCCGCGGCCACTACCTCGCGGACGACCTCCAGGTCTTCAATCGCGGCGGCCGCGGCGGCCACTACTGGTTCACGCACGGCTGGAATTTGCGCGCGATGGGCGCCTGGTTGCCGGCGGCGTTCCTGGGGCTGTCGTTCGTGAATCTGCCGGGGCAATTCGTCGGCCCGCTCGGTTCGCTGGCGGGTGGGCTCGATCTGAGCGTGCCGGTTTCGCTGGCGGTGGGCGGCATGATCTATGTCGTACTGCTCACGATCTTCCCCGAGCCGGATGCCGTGTATGGCCGCGAAGGGCGCCGCTTTGTACGCGGCGGTGTGCGCGGGCATGCCGCTACGCCGGTTCACGCTTCGCGCAAGCGCGAAGAACAGACTGCTGGCGCGGTGCGTGAACTGCAACGCAGCCCGGAGTACGCCGAGTAA